The Besnoitia besnoiti strain Bb-Ger1 chromosome IV, whole genome shotgun sequence genome contains a region encoding:
- a CDS encoding hypothetical protein (encoded by transcript BESB_053110), translating into MLRVSLREVEETASRLAPKRESEGEDALEGGCETDEGKEVQQSDKGDASERPGSRRGESEPDRSVFFDRSALLGGDAARDPKKLKEPFAAADEAEDVREDREAAGGDRRKPGECGADECQT; encoded by the coding sequence ATGCTGCGCGTATCTCTACGTGAAGTAGAAGAGACCGCTTCCCGGTTGGCGCCTAAGAGGGaaagcgagggcgaggatgCGCTGGAGGGAGGATGCGAGACAGATGAAGGAAAAGAAGTACAGCAGAGCGACAAAGGGGACGCATCCGAAAGACCAGGCAGTAGAAGGGGAGAGAGTGAGCCAGACCGAAGTGTGTTTTTCGACCGTTCCGCTCTGCTGggtggcgacgccgcgcgagacccCAAAAAGCTGAAGgagcccttcgcggcggcagacgaagcggaagaTGTGCGTGAAGACCGTGAGGCCgcgggaggagacagacggaAGCCAGGAGAATGCGGTGCAGACGAATGCCAAACATAG
- a CDS encoding hypothetical protein (encoded by transcript BESB_053150) codes for MSSSYASSSSASSSASSSASSRSRDREERSSQGAWLPLAIGAALGALAVGAAGWFLSQDAQSERERAEFERARLEREESPKLREAAAGERQEAAAERPDAESDASTGEDVGSRSRDEQTPPEASPRTNASAAEGGGQTSPRREEAKD; via the coding sequence ATGAGTTCCTCTtatgcctcttcttcttcggcctcttcgtcggcctcgtcgtcggcctcgtcgcgctcccgcgacagagaggagaggagttCGCAGGGggcgtggctgccgctggcgataggcgcggcgctcggcgccctAGCCGTTGGTGCTGCGGGCTGGTTCCTCTCTCaggacgcgcagagcgaaCGGGAGAGAGCCGAGttcgagcgcgcgcgcctcgaacgcgaggagagtccgaagctccgcgaggcggcggcgggcgagcgccaggaagccgccgcggagaggccagacgcagagagcgacgccagcaCTGGCGAAGACGTGGGGagtcgcagccgcgacgaACAGACCCCGCccgaggcctcgccgcggacgaacgcatctgccgcggagggaggaggtcagacgtcgccgcgccgcgaggaggcaaaAGATTGA
- a CDS encoding putative preprotein translocase Sec61 (encoded by transcript BESB_053160): protein MAKGFRFLNLIKPVMCILPEVQAPDRKIPFKEKVLWTLVSLAVFLICCQIPLYGIRTNKSADPFYWMRVILASNRGTLMELGISPIVTSGMVMQLLAGSRIIQVDQSLKEDRALFQGAQKLLGLIITVGEAVAYVISGMYGDIHDLGATHALLIILQLFFSGVVVIILDELLQKGYGLGSGISLFIATNICETIVWKAFSPTTIKTGKGTEFEGALVALFHCLFTKSNNIVALKEAFYRSNAPNITSLLATILVFLIVIYFQGFRVDLAVKYQRVRGQQGSYPIKLFYTSNIPIILQTALVSNLYFLSQLLYRRFKTNVLVNLLGQWQEVDVGGHSVPVGGIAYYISPPGSFGDILEDPLHAFIYITFVLVSCALFSKTWIEVSGSSARDVAKQLRDQQMVMKGYRDSSLVQVLNRYIPTAAAFGGMCIGALTIIADFLGAIGSGTGILLAVTIIYQYYEMLAKEREQGRRLQSSQSRRRVCA, encoded by the exons ATGGCGAAAGGAT TCCGCTTCCTCAACCTGATCAAGCCGGTCATGTGCATCCTGCCGGAGGTGCAGGCGCCCGACCGCAAGATCCCCTTCAAGGAGAAGGTCCTCTGGACGCTCGTCTCactcgccgtcttcctcatCTGCTGCCAGATTCCGCTCTACGGCATCCGCACCAACAAGAGCGCCGACCCCTTTTACTGGATGCGCGTCATCTTGGCGTCCAACCGAGGCACACTCATGGAACTCG GAATCTCCCCGATCGTCACCAGCGGCATGGTCAtgcagctgctcgccggAAGCCGCATCATCCAAGTTGACCAGTCTCTGAAGGAAGACCGTGCGCTCTTCCAGGGTGCCCAGAAAC TCCTCGGCCTCATCATCACCGTTGGTGAGGCCGTGGCGTACGTCATCAGTGGCATGTATGGCGACATCCACGATCTCGGCGCGA CCCACGCCCTGCTGATTATTCTGCAGTTGTTTTTCTCCGGAGTTGTCGTGATCATCCtcgacgagctgctgcagaagggcTACGGTCTGGGCAGCGGTATCTCGCTCTTCATCGCGACCAACATCTGCGAGACGATCGTCTGGAAG GCGTTCAGCCCGACGACCATTAAGACCGGGAAGGGCACGGAGTTCGAAGGTGCGTTGGTGGCGCTCTTCCACTGTCTGTTCACCAAGTCGAACAACATCGTGGCGCTGAAGGAGGCGTTTTACCGCTCGAATGCGCCAAACATCACCTCGTTATTGGCGACGATTCTCGTCTTTTTGATCGTCATCTACTTCCAGGGTTTCCGCGTGGACCTGGCTGTCAAGTaccagcgcgtgcgcggccaGCAGGGCAGCTACCCCATCAAGCTCTTCTACACGTCCAACATCCCCATCATTCTGCAGACTGCGCTAGTCTCGAACCTCTACTTCctgtcgcagctgctgtATCGCCGCTTCAAAACGAATGTCCTGGTGAATCTCCTTGGTCAGTGGCAGGAGGTCGACGTCGGCGGCCATTCCGTCCCCGTAGGCGGCATCGCGTACTACATCTCGCCGCCCGGGTCCTTCGGAGACATTCTCGAGGATCCTCTGCATGCCTTCATTTACATCAccttcgtcctcgtcagCTGCGCGCTCTTCAGCAAGACCTGGATCGAGgtcagcggcagcagcgcccgcgacgtCGCGAAGCAACTCCGCGACCAACAAATGGTCATGAAGGGGTACAGAGACTCCTCCCTCGTCCAG GTCCTGAACCGCTACATCCCCaccgctgcggccttcggAGGCATGTGCATCGGCGCGCTGACGATCATTGCGGACTTCCTCGGCGCGATCGGTAGCGGCACCGGTATCCTTCTGGCGGTCACCATCATCTACCAGTACTACGAGATGCTCGCTAAGGAGCGCGAACAAGGTAGGCGTCTGCAGAGTTCTCAGAGCCGCCGACGAGTCTGCGCGTAG
- a CDS encoding hypothetical protein (encoded by transcript BESB_053130): MDTPRIGFLSLALVALLALSSFAPPARGDAYGSGSGLDATQHPFGESPVRLFSFASGFRSFVSRHLAAGDVLVILFFSRHCPHCVRFKETYRALADAYGASDSSEKNGVFFGAMDAGAVQGDDGKESIWEILREFSVAFIPDVRIFAPLHLVRKEAAVGGGSVVDLGAEYANGGLPAWTLLVPNDHMTAEGIAGLIRAHISTENLEKMRDTDRDESDTQRSRLSLLQMILKNLSATCPSAEFSPVRPFSSSSLCQGRERWAAETERLPPPQGADFRLHDALAVLQHTLQRWTVAGDALTYLTAVKERSLSRFLEVARYALPGRNVKGAVFRLLLLLHEKGSGLQPLPPGALSEELIVDAQAAAAAPTGGGAEGDGARASRATQAAEDASEAEGDVLRLTPALQKAVWSKALGSLAIAGVSGEDASAGVQLPALRHCTTLLCGVWSLLHIIAEGMHVQFTRRVALAKQRGRALFGEPRPPAAEAARGEQKEGDAGAAGAEKYELSREEEEKKAEEEEKPDIHGLQFFGPYDSLAVYAAEKYKHLLASEKRAQSEEKESTQAAGRPAAEETAEEGRRRHAQNEATAQGESEAAYMVDALEEVYGPLGNKRILKTFEAELVALETRFIVPAIVVQASMRDWIFSFFTCIACRSHFLECFERGFYGREEVSAPAVYAEETQDALESKRTRLRVALERFFAGKDQPGTLAAKGEAEAAAGDAGAAAGGEKERLLEGLPASVWLSREFFVVRDGLEVAEEAENLKHLQLWLWRLHNAVSVRTAVEATVETLWFSEGARVTDSHAAESQAADEPLGVGELAKRGLNFAYFLRVDPRWPPAQLAASCRVPARKPFLLTPEYVAAKGASEAVPLCENVDFTDDFDLEEVRQWLKRTYWNDAWAGGGTGPADEEGDGAAAVDLVFDGAAGAFRASRPPRRLALASLRGRETTR; the protein is encoded by the exons ATGGATACCCCGCGAATTGGATTCCTgtccctcgccctcgtggCGCTTCTGGCGCTCTCGTCtttcgcgcctccggcgaggggcgacgcgTACGGGTCGGGCTCGGGGCTCGATGCTACGCAGCACCCGTTCGGCGAGAGCCCGgtgcgtctcttctccttcgcgtcgggattccgctccttcgtctcccgccatttggctgcaggcgacgtccTGGTgattctcttcttctctcggcaCTGTCCGCATTGCGTGCGCTTCAAGGAGACCTACAGGGCACTCGCGGATGCGTacggcgcgagcgactccagcgagaagaacggcgtcttcttcggggcgatggacgccggcgcggtccagggcgacgacggcaagGAGTCGATTTGGGAGATTCTCCGCGAATTCAGCGTCGCCTTCATCCCCGATGTGCGCATCTTCGCGCCACTGCATCTCGTGCGGAAAGAGGCGGCCGTCGGGGGGGGGTCAGTCGTGGACCTCGGCGCAGAGTACGCGAACGGCGGCCTGCCAGCGTGGACTCTGCTAGTCCCAAACGATCACATGACCGCGGAAGGCATCGCCGGACTCATCCGCGCACACATCTCCACGGAGAACCTCGAAAAAATGCGGGACACAGACCGCGACGAATCCGACACCCA GCGTTCGCGTCTTTCGCTTCTGCAGATGATTCTGAAGAATTTGTCAGCGACGTGCCCGTCGGCGGAGTTTTCTCCGGTGCGGCCGttttcgtcctcttcgttgTGTCAAGGTCGCGAGcgctgggcggcggagacggagcgtttgcctccgccgcagggcgcggatTTTCGCCTTCACGATGCGCTCGCGGTCCTGCAGCACACGCTCCAGAGGTGGACTGTGGCGGGAGACGCGCTGACGTACCTGACGGCAGTGAAGGAGCGCAGTCTGTCTCGCTTCCTCGAGGTGGCTCGCTACGCGCTTCCAGGGAGGAACGTGAAGGGCGCAGTTTtccgtctgctgctgctccttcACGAGAAGGGCTCAGGCCTGCAGCCGTTGCCTCCTGGCGCCCTCTCGGAGGAGCTCATCgtcgacgcgcaggccgcggccgcggcgcccacaggtggaggcgcagagggcgacggcgcgcgcgcgagccgggcgacgcaggccgcagaggaTGCGAGTGAGGCGGAGGGGGACGTGCTGAGACTgacgccggcgctgcagaaggccgTGTGGAGCAAGGCGCTGGGGAGTCTCGCGATCGCAGGCGTGTCGGGCGAGGATGCCTCTGCGGGCgtgcagctgcctgcgcttCGGCACTGCACCACACTGCTCTGCGGCGTGTGGAGTCTACTTCACATCATCGCCGAAGGCATGCACGTGCAGTTCACCCGCAGAGTCGCGCttgcgaagcagagaggccgcgcgctgtTCGGCGAACCccggccgccagccgcggaagccgcgcgcggagagcagaaggaaggagacgcgggcgcggcgggcgcagagaagtACGAACTGAgcagggaggaagaagagaagaaggcggaggaggaggaaaaacCCGACATCCACGGTCTGCAGTTCTTCGGTCCGTATGACAGTCTGGCTGTCTACGCGGCAGAGAAGTACAAGCACCTGctcgcgagcgagaagcgcgcacagagcgaggagaaggagagcacgcaggcggcgggcaggcccgcggcggaggagacagccgaGGAAGGCCGTCGGCGGCACGCGCAGAACGAAGCGACGGCGCAAGGGGAGAGCGAAGCAGCCTACATGGTCGATGCTCTTGAGGAGGTCTACGGGCCCCTGGGCAACAAACGCATTCTCAAG ACGTTCGAGGCGGAGCTGGTCGCGCTGGAGACGCGCTTCATCGTCCCCGCGATTGTCGTCCAGGCGTCGATGCGCGACTGGATCTTCTCATTTTTCACGTGCATCGCCTGCCGGTCGCATTTCTTGGAGTGCTTTGAGCGCGGATTCTACGGTCGCGAGGAGGTGTCTGCGCCGGCCGTCTACGCTGAAGAGACGCAGGACGCACTCGAGAGCAAAcgcacgcgtctgcgcgtggcgctggAGCGATTCTTCGCGGGCAAGGATCAGCCAGGAACTCTCGCtgcgaagggcgaggcggaggccgcggcgggagacgcaggcgcggcggcggggggggagaagGAGCGGTTGCTGGAGGGGCTGCCGGCGAGTGTGTGGCTTTCGCGGGAGTTTTTTGTTGTGCGCGACGGGCTCGAAGTggctgaagaagcagagaactTGAAGCACCTGCAGCTCTGGCTCTGGCGGCTCCACAACGCAGTCAGCGTGCGCACagccgtggaggcgacggtAGAGACGCTTTGGTTTTCAGAGGGTGCGCGCGTGACAGACAGCCACGCCGCGGAGTCCcaggccgcagacgagccTCTGGGCGTCGGGGAGCTAGCGAAGCGCGGCCTGAACTTTGCGTATTTCCTCCGCGTGGATCCGCGctggccgccggcgcagctcgccgcctcctgtcgCGTGCCGGCGCGGAAGCCGTTCCTGCTCACCCCCGAGTAcgtcgccgcgaagggcgcgagcgaggcggtgCCGCTGTGCGAGAACGTGGACTTCACGGATGACTTTGACTTGGAAGAAGTTCGCCAGTGGCTCAAGCGGACTTACTGGAACGACGCctgggcagggggggggacggggcctgcagacgaggagggcgacggggcTGCCGCTGTCGACCTCGTCTTCGAtggagccgcgggcgccttccgcgcctcccgcccgccgcgccgactcgctctcgcctcgctgcgtgggcgcgagacgacgagaTAG
- a CDS encoding 14-3-3 superfamily protein (encoded by transcript BESB_053140), producing the protein MTNLAPSAAAASPSGALLTPGAPATWHSAASRELSPLVPPSFAPAASAQGAEKPSPLLVPQNVGAERQRHVSFAGTDSDASEASHAGRKELPASQDTSPAADPGGRRKPVTISSDVRVRGDDDGGETPLTHAAQAAQAASATSPHAATLSPLPDSPPPDSPPPLPPPSDSPAPLSPPSVSPASLSPPLRPQPAVEEVATNQAKASIAASLEKWPEVIHAMKELAVFQPRFDATQRELIMQAYSHMVNDFRHMRKTLDAYATALTSLQNSEASPAARSSAPTAASEAGGSAGAQGVDSQGTKGAEAKQRSVETAREAERKRRHGERLACATVGGGLLSPAQLREFEPFFVFSVELYKQRVAEELAVVNEDIDHFVGGTLVPNAEDPEAAAAYEQLRGDTCRHTAAMTKNMDVRRRLEARALKAYEAGMAFAEKGAESKVTALRLGIILNYGVLLKEMENGENPNRAIELVASEFRYAVQNMYQVRNEEEYQRILVILGLLRDNIECWCAESSRTDVHALLGMALSTQLSLQSLEDIAPPA; encoded by the exons ATGACGAacctcgcgccttccgccgcggcggcgtctccttcgggTGCTCTCCTCAcccccggcgcgcctgcgacgtgGCATTCAGCCGCGTCGAGGGAGCTGTCGCCTCTCGTTCCGCCGTCGTTCgctccggcggcgtctgcgcagggTGCGGAAAagccgtctcctctgctcgtGCCTCAGAACGTGGGtgcggagcggcagcggcacgtTTCCTTCGCGGGCACGGACTccgacgccagcgaggcgagccacGCCGGGAGGAAGGAGCTCCCCGCTTCGCAGGATACGTCGCCGGCTGCAGAccctggcggccgcagaaaGCCTGTCACCATCTCTTCAGACGTTCGCgtgcgaggagacgacgacggcggagagacgcccCTCACTCACGCCGCCCAGGCGGCTCaggccgcctctgcgaccTCGCCGCATGCCGCGACCCTCTCACCGCTGCCTgactctccgccgcctgactctccgccgcctctcccgccgccgtctgactctccggcgcctctctcgccgccctctgtctctccggcgtcgctctcgccgccccTGCGCCCTCAGCCGGCGGTGGAGGAAGTGGCGACGAATCAGGCGAAAGCGAGCATCGCCGCCAGCCTGGAAAAATGGCCAG AAGTCATCCACGCCATGAAGGAGCTCGCGGTCTTTCAGCCTCGCTTCGACGCAACTCAACGAGAACTCATC ATGCAAGCATACAGCCACATGGTGAACGACTTTCGGCACATGCGCAAGACGCTGGATGCCTACGCCACTGCGCTGACCTCGCTGCAGAACTCcgaggcctcgcctgcggcgcgctcctctgcgcccaCCGCCGCTTcagaggccggcggcagcgcaggcgcgcagggcgtGGACAGTCAGGGGACTaagggggcggaggcgaagcagcgctcagtggagactgcgcgcgaggcggagaggaagcgcagacacggtgagcgcctcgcctgtgcgaccgtcggcggcgggcttctctcgcctgcccAGCTGCGCGAGTTCGAGCCCTTCTTCGTGTTCTCCGTGGAGCTCTACaagcagcgcgtcgccgaagAACTCGCGGTTGTGAACGAAGACATCGATCACTTCGTGGGCGGGACTCTAGTCCCCAATGCAGAGGATCCG gaggctgccgcggcgtaCGAACAGCTGAGGGGCGACACGTGCCGCCACACTGCAGCG ATGACGAAGAACATGGACGTGCGCCGACGGCTGGAGGCTCGCGCGCTGAAGGCGTACGAGGCCGGCATGGCGTTCGCGGAGAAAGGCGCGGAATCGAAGGTCACCGCTCTGCGTCTGGGCATTATCCTTAACTACGGAG TGTTGCTTAAGGAGATGGAGAACGGCGAAAATCCGAACCGCGCGATTGAGCTCGTGGCGTCCGAGTTCAGATACGCAGTCCAGAATATGTATCAAGTCAG GAACGAGGAAGAATATCAGCGCATCCTCGTTATCCTCGGCCTGTTGCGCGACAACATCGAGTGCTGGTGTGCGG AGAGCAGCCGCACAgatgtgcatgcgctgctgGGTATGGCTTTGAGCACGCAGCTCTCGCTTCAGTCGCTGGAGGACATCGCCCCACCCGCCTGA
- a CDS encoding hypothetical protein (encoded by transcript BESB_053120), whose translation MPPPALPPDVEAWALAEMYELLLEDAEHSLISEFASFILLPAGPPSGASQSADGGDADGDAAETKHQEKLRAEERELADFVECLVAPMRADFSPQIAKDVVLFAAEFARRVRESRQPKPSPPAVKPLESCSPSEPERKRENTEALQEDGDDRREVRDDAAQTSAGGETPGEAAPTSLPREDDPCSSLSFPLAFLSPSPAPLFPSSFYSSSPTQEPSAEEEAWAALVSPEELAGIQSFPSSASGGVSAVCVSSLSRHGLQEASSASVFSSPASQLNISAALPAGVAEDAPVLLSPLADASAGAPPSPSSPRTSSPPRAPSPPSACSSPLSASPVSEPPPCAMSAASWQDDVPLPPGLPVSLARGFTREPRETKRVKKTRLQLDAFGLAAGRLSLDGRVRRQRGLFAQKEAKYAAAEARCICLCMGVEHGVHGSCLYCGKVACKMEGGEDCLFCGNRIKAAAEARRADSEVPSARRGAGRGGDRRDRDRWAAADSDGWLEEDRLQDATPEERDLVKQKRLQALRRATALKDRLIHFDRTSAVRSIVYDDATDWFAEAGNIWIDASKRAEASELHAAQQRQSETDRRRARITLDLANKTVVDESQMRAEERLRETEEALQRFHLQCAGGPRAHAQDSQLSPRGSRVHAPSSAGTRNRSVGREAQAGRGDGFVCGDAESDDPAAGGSAHWGGKKIYFDDKKRREEEERLRRPNAFLPLSREEERRQLARLEEIQKQGKEHVLRRWRDEREAEDELAEWEEDAAAAEQGSAAKANEKRSLQTASVQNPVLSSTSRRLLAALREASAPPGNAHALATDLAIWAPGTRSGRGDSAGGFFAARATLRGAAARDALAPAAVELPQGRWQQSLQGRLQEKEEEERRKEDEQKREREREAACGKREEAEKKILSVSPSAYTASSLQADGRKQRLFAVAEPLLFGEEEVDDCRRGEETASSHADRSSVSCAREDAERQHCRGEEESEEDAARQKAHEDAHDEGLCLTVRQPFASLIVAGFKTKEGRDWPLKHRGRLWIHAASTPPDPDVVAGARRFYEQLLLNQSSSAFSSSLEEEGAADAEARAGDAEAHDERRRALLPHFPVDFPTSAVVGCVTVADCREKKETNSLCDETEGFLFDFLLRSPRSLIVPVKMRGNERVWKIDSAKLPRLQGALQKPRWPRLLSHLHTAQE comes from the exons ATGCCGCCTCCGGCCCTGCCGCCGGACGTCGAGGCGTGGGCTCTGGCGGAGATGTACGAGCTGCTTCTTGAGGACGCGGAACATTCGCTGATTTCTGAGTTTGCCTCCTTCATCCTCCTTCCCGCGGGTCCTcccagcggcgcgtcgcagagcgcggacggcggggacgcagacggcgacgcggcggagacgaagcacCAAGAGAAACTGCGGGCGGAAGAGCGAGAACTCGCGGACTTCGTTGAGTGCCTCGTCGCGCCCATGCGCGCGGACTTCTCGCCTCAAATTGCGAAAGACGTTGTCTTGTTTGCTGCGGAGTTCgctcggcgcgtgcgcgaaaGCAGACAGCCGAAGCCGAGTCCGCCAGCGGTGAAACCCCTCGAGAGCTGCTCGCCTTCGGAGCCCGAACGAAAACGGGAAAATACTGAGGCGCTCCaggaggacggagacgacCGGAGGGAGGTCagggacgacgcggcgcagacgtccgcaggcggcgagacgccaggcgaggccgcgccgacgtCTCTCCCCCGAGAGGATGACCCGTgttcctccctctcctttcctctggcgtttctttctccttctcccgcCCCTCTGTTTCCGTCGTCCTTCTATTCCTCCTCACCGACGCAGGAACccagcgcagaagaagaagcgtgGGCGGCGCTCGTCTCGCCGGAAGAGCTCGCGGGCATCCAGTCCTTTCCTTCatccgcgagcggcggcgtttcggccgtgtgcgtctcttcgctctctcggcACGGCCTCCAGGaggcctcgtctgcttctgtgTTCTCGTCGCCAGCGAGCCAACTGAACatctccgcggcgcttccggcgggggtggcggaggacgcgcccgtcctcctgtctccgctcgccgacgcctccgcgggcgccccgccctcgccctcctctccgcggacatcttcgcctcctcgagctccttcgccgccttcagcTTGTTCGTCTCCtttgtctgcttcgccggTTTCTGAGCCTCCGCCCTGTGCGATGTCCGCGGCCTCTTGGCAAGACGATGTGCCTTTGCCGCCAGGTCTGCcggtctcgctcgcgcggggctttacgcgggagccgcgcgagacgaagcgagtgaagaaaacgcgcctgcagctggaCGCCTTCGGGCTCGCTGCggggcgtctctcgctcgacgggcgcgtgcggcggcagcggggtCTCTTTGCGCAGAAAGAGGCCAAatacgccgcggcggaggcgcgctgcaTCTGCCTCTGCATGGGAGTTGAACACGGCGTCCACGGCAGCTGTCTTTACTGCGGAAAGGTCGCGTGCAAgatggagggcggcgaggactgtctcttctgcggaAACCGAATAAAGGCCGCTGCAGAAGCCCGgcgcgccgacagcgaggtccccagcgcgcggcgaggcgcggggcgaggcggagacagacgagacagagacaggtgGGCTGCagccgacagcgacggcTGGCTCGAAGAAGATCGCCTGCAGGACGCGACGCCCGAGGAGAGAGACCTCGTCAAACAGaaacgcctgcaggcgctcaGAAGAG CGACGGCTTTGAAGGACCGCCTGATTCACTTCGACCGCACGAGTGCAGTGCGCAGCATCGTCTACGACGACGCCACGGACTGGTTCGCAGAGGCAGGAAACATTTGGATCGACGCGAGCAAGCGGGCTGAGGCCTccgagctgcatgcagcccAGCAGCGCCAGTCCGAAACAGACAGAC ggcgcgcgcgcatcaCGTTGGACCTGGCGAACAAGACGGTCGTCGACGAGTCGCAGATGCGGGCGGAAGAGAGACTccgcgagacagaggaagcCCTGCAGCGCTTCCACTTGCAGTGCGCAGGAGGGCCTCGGGCACACGCGCAGGACAGCCAGCTGTCTCCTCGGGGCAGCCGCGTCCACGCGCCCTCGTCAGCCGGTACGCGAAACAGGTCTGTGGGCCGCGAGGCCCAAgccgggcgaggagacggctTCGTCTgtggagacgcggagagcgacgacccagcggccggcggcagcgcgcacTGGGGAGGAAAGAAGATATACTTTGATGACAAGaagcggcgagaagaggaagaacgaCTCCGCAGGCCGAACGCCTTCCTGCCGCTGTCTAGGGAGGAAGAACGACGGCAGCTCGCTCGACTAGAGGAAATTCAGAAACAGGGGAAGGAgcacgtcctccgccgctggagagacgaacgcgaggccgaagacgagctcgcggagtgggaagaagacgccgcggccgcagagcagGGCTCGGCGGCGAAAGCCAACGAGAAACGCAGTCTCCAGACCGCTTCGGTACAGAATCCTGTGCTGTCATCCACCTCGCGCCGGCTCCTGGCCGCGCTCCGGGAGGCGAGTGCGCCTCCAGGGaacgcgcacgcgctcgcAACCGACTTGGCTATTTGGGCTCCAGGGACGCGCTcggggcgcggagacagtgCCGGCGGCtttttcgcggcgcgcgcaacGCTCAGaggggccgccgcgagggacgcgctcgcgcccgcggccgtgGAGCTCCCCCAAGGGAGGTGGCAACAGAGTCTGCAGGGGCGCCTgcaagagaaggaggaagaagaaagaaggaaggaagacgaacaaaaaagggagagagagcgagaggcggcatgcgggaaaagagaggaggcggagaaaaaaatTCTCTCGGTTTCCCCTTCTGCATACACTGCTTCGTCTCTCCAGGCGGACGGCAGAAAGCAGCGCCTTTTTGCTGTCGCAGAGCCGCTGCTCTTCGGAGAAGAGGAAGTAGACGACTGCCGAAGAGGTGAGGAAACCGCCTCTTCTCATGCAGATCGCTCGTCTGTCTCGTGTGCGCGCGAGGATGCCGAGCGTCAGCATTGTcggggcgaagaagaaagtgaggaagacgcggcgaggcaAAAAGCCCACGAGGATGCACACGACGAAGGCCTCTGCCTCACCGTGAGGCAACCGTTCGCGTCCCTGATCGTCGCGGGCTTTAAGACCAAGGAAGGCCGTGACTGGCCCTTGAAGCACCGAGGCAG GCTGTGGATCCacgcggcgtcgacgccgccggaTCCCGACGtggtcgcaggcgcccggcgcTTCTACGAGCAGCTCCTTCTCAACCAGTCTTCCtcggctttctcttcttctctcgaggaagaaggagccgcagacgcagaggccagGGCGGGCGACGCTGAGGCGCACGAcgaacgaaggcgagcgctCCTGCCGCACTTTCCAGTGGATTTCCCGACTTCCGCAGTTGTGGGCTGTGTCACCGTCGCGgactgcagagaaaagaaggaaacCAATTCG CTGTGCGACGAGACCGAGGGTTTTCTCTTCGATTTTCTTCTGCGAAGCCCGCGCAGCCTGATTGTGCCCGTGAAA ATGCGTGGAAATGAACGCGTCTGGAAAATTGACTCCGCCAAgctcccgcgcctccaggGCGCCTTGCAGAAGCCTCGctggccgcggctgctgagtCACCTCCACACAGCGCAGGAGTGA